A region from the uncultured Holophaga sp. genome encodes:
- a CDS encoding 2'-5' RNA ligase family protein: MPLLAMLLHEPAATTVRGWWELLEAELGLQGLRRVPFPHVTLMGYDGLDQAKIQAELLPEIEGLGPISLKTSGLGLFFRPQPVIYLPVVRSRELTEFHRGLLKVVESLGGEVMPLHTPEAWMPHLTLAQFDLTPELQLEAVKLLSGLDLSLEFEVRNLTLFEWIGPRFEPLDRYPLLGALPPVVSPGG, from the coding sequence ATGCCCCTCCTTGCCATGCTCCTCCATGAACCCGCCGCCACCACCGTGCGCGGCTGGTGGGAGTTGCTGGAAGCGGAGCTGGGCCTTCAGGGGCTGCGTCGGGTCCCTTTCCCCCATGTCACTCTCATGGGCTACGATGGGCTGGACCAGGCGAAGATCCAGGCCGAGCTGTTGCCGGAAATAGAAGGCCTTGGCCCCATTTCCCTGAAGACTTCCGGGCTGGGTCTCTTCTTCCGCCCCCAGCCCGTGATCTACCTGCCGGTGGTGCGCTCCCGGGAGCTGACGGAGTTCCACCGCGGGCTCTTGAAGGTGGTGGAGTCCCTGGGAGGAGAAGTCATGCCGCTCCACACCCCCGAAGCCTGGATGCCCCACCTGACCCTTGCGCAGTTCGACCTCACCCCGGAGCTCCAGCTGGAGGCGGTCAAACTCCTCTCCGGGTTGGATCTTTCCCTGGAATTCGAGGTCCGGAACCTGACCCTCTTCGAGTGGATCGGGCCGCGCTTCGAGCCACT